One genomic window of Arvicola amphibius chromosome 4, mArvAmp1.2, whole genome shotgun sequence includes the following:
- the Aatk gene encoding serine/threonine-protein kinase LMTK1 isoform X2 — MLACLCCKKGGIGFKEFENAEGDEYVADFSEQGSPAAAAQNGPDVYVLPLTEVSLPMAKQPGRSVQLLKSTDLGRHSLLYLKEIGHGWFGKVFLGEVHSGVSGTQVVVKELKASASVQEQMQFLEEAQPYRALQHSNLLQCLAQCAEVTPYLLVMEFCPLGDLKGYLRSCRVTESMAPDPLTLQRMACEVASGVLHLHRHNYVHSDLALRNCLLAADLTVKVGDYGLSHCKYREDYLVTADQLWVPLRWIAPELVDEVHGNLLVVDQTKASNVWSLGVTIWELFELGAQPYPQHSDRQVLAYAVREQQLKLPKPQLQLSLSDRWYEVMQFCWLQPEQRPTAEEVHLLLSYLCAKGTTELEEEFERRWRSLRPSGSTGLGSGSIGPAAAAAELAATSSFPLLEQFTSDGFHVDGDDVLTVTETSHGLNFEYKWEAGCGAEAFPPPGGVSSPDSAARLQELCAPDSSPPGVVPVLSAHSPSVGSEYFIRLEGAVPAAGHDPDCAGCAPSPEAGTDQDNNSEDSTVTSLVMEPLLGHAPPSGGLWGSCDHHSCRRQEPPCPSRSPSPGTPMLPAEDIDWGVAAFCPPFFDDPLSASPSGSPEAQPSPSDEELEEEKAGRAAHRGHWSSNVSANNNSGSRDPESWDPGYVSSFTDSYRDDCSSLEQTPRASPELGHPLSQEDPREFLPGLVVAASPCQEPSRCFSLLPLCPAKGLAPAACLATRPWTEAAVGGGESPQVEPRLAQEAEGSAESQLSLPSVPSPSHEGASLPSEEASAPDILPASPTPAAGSWVTVPKPALSLDSCGSSLGQEAPSSEDEDVTEATSGVFTDLSSDGLHTEKPGIVPALRCLQKQVGTPDSLDSLDIPSSASDGGCEVLSPLAACPHAGQPRAADSGYDTENYGSPEFVLKEAQEASEPEAFGELASEGESPGPETLLSVSLGGLSKKNPYRDSAYFSDLDAESEPTFGLEKCGGVQNSQKEQDLKSPPSSGHQSGQAFPGPEVPREAPDTNPREALPPPQQPEESLPDGPRPEPLGAQGPVEGQPGPSSRHSKGFLLTSVPLSSEGNGVEPQDPPGPAPLGRMGSPSVPRSPLCLALPGRPGALEGRPEEEEDGSEDSDESEEELRCYSIQEPSEDSEEEPPAVPVVVAESQSARNLRSLLKMPSLLSEAFCEDLERKKKAVSFFDDVTVYLFDQESPTRETGEPFPNTKESLPTFPEGSPGSPSAPGLPRRADHLPDSSTPEQGSRFEWDDEFPLVPGKAALVTALDPADPVLATPTTPAAPFSRFTVSPTPASRFSITHVSDSEAQSVGGPAASAGGQCTEA, encoded by the exons ATGCTGGCCTGCCTGTGCTGCAAGAAGGGCGGCATTGGGTTCAAG GAGTTTGAGAATGCTGAGGGGGACGAGTATGTGGCCGACTTCTCGGAACAGGGCTCCCCGGCCGCAGCTGCGCAGAACGGCCCGGATGTGTATGTCCTGCCCCTCACGGAGGTCTCCTTGCCCATGGCCAAGCAGCCGGGTCGCTCAG TGCAGCTCCTCAAGTCCACGGACCTGGGCCGGCACAGCCTCCTGTACCTAAAGGAGATTGGCCATGGCTGGTTTGGGAAG GTGTTCTTGGGGGAGGTCCACTCGGGCGTCAGCGGCACGCAGGTGGTGGTGAAGGAGTTGAAGGCCAGCGCCAGTGTGCAGGAGCAGATGCAGTTCCTGGAGGAGGCACAGCCCTACAG GGCCCTGCAGCACAGCAACCTGCTTCAGTGTCTGGCCCAGTGTGCTGAGGTGACCCCCTACCTGCTGGTTATGGAGTTCTGTCCGCTG GGGGACCTCAAAGGTTATCTACGGAGCTGCCGGGTGACAGAGTCCATGGCCCCCGATCCCCTGACCTTGCAGCGCATGGCGTGTGAGGTGGCCTCTGGGGTCTTGCATCTACATCGTCACAATTACGTGCACAG CGACCTGGCCCTGAGGAACTGCCTGCTAGCGGCTGACCTGACGGTGAAGGTCGGCGACTATGGTCTATCACACTGCAAATACCGG GAAGACTACCTCGTGACTGCTGACCAGCTGTGGGTGCCGTTGCGCTGGATTGCGCCAGAGCTGGTGGACGAGGTGCACGGCAACCTGCTGGTGGTCGACCAAACCAAGGCCAGCAATGTGTG GTCCCTGGGTGTGACCATCTGGGAGCTCTTCGAGTTGGGTGCCCAGCCGTATCCTCAGCACTCGGACCGGCAGGTGCTGGCTTACGCCGTCCGAGAGCAGCAGCTTAAGTTGCCCAAGCCCCAGCTGCAGCTGAGTCTATCTGATCGCTG GTACGAAGTGATGCAATTCTGCTGGCTGCAGCCGGAGCAGAGGCCCACGGCCGAAGAGGTTCACCTGCTGCTGTCTTACTTGTGCGCCAAGGGCACCACGGAGTTGGAGGAGGAGTTTGAGCGGCGCTGGCGCTCCCTGCGGCCCAGCGGCAGCACGGGCCTGGGGTCAGGTTCCATTGGCCCGGCAGCTGCCGCCGCTGAGCTCGCCGCCACCTCGTCTTTCCCGCTGCTGGAGCAGTTCACCAGTGACGGCTTCCACGTGGACGGCGACGACGTGCTGACAGTAACAGAGACCAGCCACGGCCTCAACTTCGAGTACAAGTGGGAGGCGGGCTGTGGCGCGGAGGCGTTCCCACCCCCAGGGGGCGTGTCGAGCCCAGACTCCGCGGCGCGCCTGCAGGAGTTGTGTGCACCCGACAGCTCACCCCCGGGAGTGGTGCCAGTGCTAAGCGCCCACAGCCCCTCAGTGGGTAGCGAGTACTTCATCCGCCTAGAGGGGGCAGTACCTGCTGCTGGCCATGACCCGGACTGTGCCGGCTGTGCTCCCAGTCCCGAAGCTGGCACTGACCAGGATAACAACTCCGAGGACAGCACCGTCACTTCTCTCGTTATGGAGCCACTGCTGGGCCACGCACCTCCCTCTGGGGGCCTGTGGGGCTCCTGTGACCACCATTCGTGTAGGAGGCAAGAACCGCCCTGCCCCTCACGCTCACCCTCTCCTGGGACCCCGATGTTGCCGGCTGAAGACATAGACTGGGGTGTGGCTGCCTTCTGCCCACCCTTCTTTGATGACCCATTGAGTGCCTCTCCCTCTGGGAGTCCTGAGGCCCAGCCATCCCCCAGCGacgaggagctggaggaggagaaggcagggagggcTGCTCACCGCGGACACTGGAGCTCTAATGTGTCAGCCAACAATAACAGTGGTAGCCGAGACCCAGAATCTTGGGATCCCGGCTATGTGAGCAGCTTCACAGACAGCTACAGGGACGACTGTTCCAGCCTAGAGCAGACCCCACGGGCCTCCCCTGAGCTGGGCCACCCTCTGTCCCAGGAGGATCCCAGAGAATTTCTGCCCGGGCTTGTGGTAGCAGCCTCTCCCTGTCAGGAGCCAAGCCGCTGCTTCagcctgctccctctgtgtccgGCCAAAGGCCTGGCACCTGCTGCTTGTCTGGCCACACGCCCCTGGACAGAGGCAGCTGTAGGTGGGGGTGAGAGCCCCCAGGTGGAACCCAGACTTGCCCAGGAGGCTGAGGGCTCTGCTGAATCCCAGCTAtcccttccttctgtcccctctccaTCTCACGAAGGGGCCTCACTTCCTTCAGAGGAGGCGAGTGCTCCAGacatcctgcctgcctctcccacgCCCGCTGCTGGCAGCTGGGTGACTGTCCCTAAGCCAGCCCTCAGTCTGGACAGCTGCGGCAGTTCTCTGGGGCAGGAGGCACCGAGCAGTGAGGACGAGGACGTTACTGAGGCTACGTCGGGAGTCTTCACCGACTTGTCCAGTGATGGCCTTCACACCGAGAAGCCAGGCATAGTTCCAGCCTTGCGCTGtctgcagaagcaggtggggaCCCCTGATTCTCTGGACTCTCTGGACATCCCGTCCTCAGCCAGCGATGGTGGCTGTGAGGTCTTGAGCCCATTGGCTGCCTGTCCCCATGCCGGGCAGCCCCGTGCCGCGGATAGTGGCTATGATACAGAGAACTATGGGTCTCCAGAGTTTGTGCTCAAAGAGGCCCAAGAGGCGAGCGAGCCCGAGGCCTTTGGGGAACTAGCCTCAGAGGGTGAGAGCCCAGGGCCCGAGACTTTGCTCTCTGTCTCCCTTGGTGGCCTCAGCAAGAAGAACCCCTACCGAGACTCTGCCTACTTCTCGGACCTGGATGCTGAGTCTGAACCCACCTTTGGCCTTGAGAAGTGCGGTGGGGTCCAGAACTCTCAAAAGGAGCAAGACCTAAAGAGCCCACCTAGTTCAGGGCATCAGTCTGGGCAGGCTTTTCCCGGGCCTGAGGTGCCCAGGGAGGCCCCAGATACTAACCCCAGGGAGGCGCTGCCCCCACCACAGCAGCCAGAGGAGTCCTTGCCGGATGGCCCCAGGCCAGAGCCTCTTGGAGCTCAAGGCCCAGTTGAGGGGCAGCCTGGACCCAGCTCTAGGCATTCTAAAGGCTTCCTGCTGACCTCAGTCCCACTGAGCTCTGAAGGCAATGGTGTGGAGCCCCAGGACCCCCCAGGGCCAGCCCCGCTCGGGAGGATGGGAAGCCCTAGCGTGCCCAGATCCCCACTTTGCCTGGCCCTACCTGGCCGCCCAGGGGCTTTGGAGGGCCggccagaggaggaagaggacggCAGTGAGGACAGTGACGAATCTGAAGAGGAGCTTCGATGCTACAGCATCCAGGAGCCCAGCGAGGACAGTGAGGAGGAGCCACCCGCGGTGCCTGTGGTCGTGGCTGAGAGTCAGAGCGCCCGCAATCTGCGCAGCTTGCTGAAGATGCCCAGCCTCCTGTCCGAGGCCTTCTGCGAGGACCTGGAGCGCAAGAAGAAGGCCGTGTCCTTCTTTGATGACGTCACGGTCTACCTCTTCGACCAG GAGAGCCCCACCCGAGAGACTGGGGAGCCCTTCCCCAACACGAAGGAATCACTCCCCACGTTCCCGGAGGGTAGCCCCGGCTCACCCAGTGCCCCGGGCCTGCCGCGGCGGGCTGACCACTTGCCCGACAGCTCCACTCCTGAACAGG GCAGTAGGTTCGAATGGGATGATGAGTTCCCACTGGTGCCTGGCAAGGCTGCCTTGGTGACTGCACTGGACCCTGCCGACCCCGTCCTGGCCACGCCCACTACGCCAGCTGCGCCCTTCTCACGGTTCACCGTGTCGCCCACGCCTGCCTCCCGCTTCTCCATCACTCACGTATCCGACTCGGAGGCCCAGTCGGTGGGAG
- the Aatk gene encoding serine/threonine-protein kinase LMTK1 isoform X1 — protein sequence MPIELLALAMSSSFFNPSFAFSSHFDPDGAPLSELSWSSSLAVVAVSFSGLFTVIVLMLACLCCKKGGIGFKEFENAEGDEYVADFSEQGSPAAAAQNGPDVYVLPLTEVSLPMAKQPGRSVQLLKSTDLGRHSLLYLKEIGHGWFGKVFLGEVHSGVSGTQVVVKELKASASVQEQMQFLEEAQPYRALQHSNLLQCLAQCAEVTPYLLVMEFCPLGDLKGYLRSCRVTESMAPDPLTLQRMACEVASGVLHLHRHNYVHSDLALRNCLLAADLTVKVGDYGLSHCKYREDYLVTADQLWVPLRWIAPELVDEVHGNLLVVDQTKASNVWSLGVTIWELFELGAQPYPQHSDRQVLAYAVREQQLKLPKPQLQLSLSDRWYEVMQFCWLQPEQRPTAEEVHLLLSYLCAKGTTELEEEFERRWRSLRPSGSTGLGSGSIGPAAAAAELAATSSFPLLEQFTSDGFHVDGDDVLTVTETSHGLNFEYKWEAGCGAEAFPPPGGVSSPDSAARLQELCAPDSSPPGVVPVLSAHSPSVGSEYFIRLEGAVPAAGHDPDCAGCAPSPEAGTDQDNNSEDSTVTSLVMEPLLGHAPPSGGLWGSCDHHSCRRQEPPCPSRSPSPGTPMLPAEDIDWGVAAFCPPFFDDPLSASPSGSPEAQPSPSDEELEEEKAGRAAHRGHWSSNVSANNNSGSRDPESWDPGYVSSFTDSYRDDCSSLEQTPRASPELGHPLSQEDPREFLPGLVVAASPCQEPSRCFSLLPLCPAKGLAPAACLATRPWTEAAVGGGESPQVEPRLAQEAEGSAESQLSLPSVPSPSHEGASLPSEEASAPDILPASPTPAAGSWVTVPKPALSLDSCGSSLGQEAPSSEDEDVTEATSGVFTDLSSDGLHTEKPGIVPALRCLQKQVGTPDSLDSLDIPSSASDGGCEVLSPLAACPHAGQPRAADSGYDTENYGSPEFVLKEAQEASEPEAFGELASEGESPGPETLLSVSLGGLSKKNPYRDSAYFSDLDAESEPTFGLEKCGGVQNSQKEQDLKSPPSSGHQSGQAFPGPEVPREAPDTNPREALPPPQQPEESLPDGPRPEPLGAQGPVEGQPGPSSRHSKGFLLTSVPLSSEGNGVEPQDPPGPAPLGRMGSPSVPRSPLCLALPGRPGALEGRPEEEEDGSEDSDESEEELRCYSIQEPSEDSEEEPPAVPVVVAESQSARNLRSLLKMPSLLSEAFCEDLERKKKAVSFFDDVTVYLFDQESPTRETGEPFPNTKESLPTFPEGSPGSPSAPGLPRRADHLPDSSTPEQGSRFEWDDEFPLVPGKAALVTALDPADPVLATPTTPAAPFSRFTVSPTPASRFSITHVSDSEAQSVGGPAASAGGQCTEA from the exons ACGGTGCCCCGCTCAGTGAGCTGTCCTGGTCCTCGTCCCTCGCAGTGGTTGCTGTGTCCTTCTCGGGGCTCTTCACGGTCATCGTCCTCATGCTGGCCTGCCTGTGCTGCAAGAAGGGCGGCATTGGGTTCAAG GAGTTTGAGAATGCTGAGGGGGACGAGTATGTGGCCGACTTCTCGGAACAGGGCTCCCCGGCCGCAGCTGCGCAGAACGGCCCGGATGTGTATGTCCTGCCCCTCACGGAGGTCTCCTTGCCCATGGCCAAGCAGCCGGGTCGCTCAG TGCAGCTCCTCAAGTCCACGGACCTGGGCCGGCACAGCCTCCTGTACCTAAAGGAGATTGGCCATGGCTGGTTTGGGAAG GTGTTCTTGGGGGAGGTCCACTCGGGCGTCAGCGGCACGCAGGTGGTGGTGAAGGAGTTGAAGGCCAGCGCCAGTGTGCAGGAGCAGATGCAGTTCCTGGAGGAGGCACAGCCCTACAG GGCCCTGCAGCACAGCAACCTGCTTCAGTGTCTGGCCCAGTGTGCTGAGGTGACCCCCTACCTGCTGGTTATGGAGTTCTGTCCGCTG GGGGACCTCAAAGGTTATCTACGGAGCTGCCGGGTGACAGAGTCCATGGCCCCCGATCCCCTGACCTTGCAGCGCATGGCGTGTGAGGTGGCCTCTGGGGTCTTGCATCTACATCGTCACAATTACGTGCACAG CGACCTGGCCCTGAGGAACTGCCTGCTAGCGGCTGACCTGACGGTGAAGGTCGGCGACTATGGTCTATCACACTGCAAATACCGG GAAGACTACCTCGTGACTGCTGACCAGCTGTGGGTGCCGTTGCGCTGGATTGCGCCAGAGCTGGTGGACGAGGTGCACGGCAACCTGCTGGTGGTCGACCAAACCAAGGCCAGCAATGTGTG GTCCCTGGGTGTGACCATCTGGGAGCTCTTCGAGTTGGGTGCCCAGCCGTATCCTCAGCACTCGGACCGGCAGGTGCTGGCTTACGCCGTCCGAGAGCAGCAGCTTAAGTTGCCCAAGCCCCAGCTGCAGCTGAGTCTATCTGATCGCTG GTACGAAGTGATGCAATTCTGCTGGCTGCAGCCGGAGCAGAGGCCCACGGCCGAAGAGGTTCACCTGCTGCTGTCTTACTTGTGCGCCAAGGGCACCACGGAGTTGGAGGAGGAGTTTGAGCGGCGCTGGCGCTCCCTGCGGCCCAGCGGCAGCACGGGCCTGGGGTCAGGTTCCATTGGCCCGGCAGCTGCCGCCGCTGAGCTCGCCGCCACCTCGTCTTTCCCGCTGCTGGAGCAGTTCACCAGTGACGGCTTCCACGTGGACGGCGACGACGTGCTGACAGTAACAGAGACCAGCCACGGCCTCAACTTCGAGTACAAGTGGGAGGCGGGCTGTGGCGCGGAGGCGTTCCCACCCCCAGGGGGCGTGTCGAGCCCAGACTCCGCGGCGCGCCTGCAGGAGTTGTGTGCACCCGACAGCTCACCCCCGGGAGTGGTGCCAGTGCTAAGCGCCCACAGCCCCTCAGTGGGTAGCGAGTACTTCATCCGCCTAGAGGGGGCAGTACCTGCTGCTGGCCATGACCCGGACTGTGCCGGCTGTGCTCCCAGTCCCGAAGCTGGCACTGACCAGGATAACAACTCCGAGGACAGCACCGTCACTTCTCTCGTTATGGAGCCACTGCTGGGCCACGCACCTCCCTCTGGGGGCCTGTGGGGCTCCTGTGACCACCATTCGTGTAGGAGGCAAGAACCGCCCTGCCCCTCACGCTCACCCTCTCCTGGGACCCCGATGTTGCCGGCTGAAGACATAGACTGGGGTGTGGCTGCCTTCTGCCCACCCTTCTTTGATGACCCATTGAGTGCCTCTCCCTCTGGGAGTCCTGAGGCCCAGCCATCCCCCAGCGacgaggagctggaggaggagaaggcagggagggcTGCTCACCGCGGACACTGGAGCTCTAATGTGTCAGCCAACAATAACAGTGGTAGCCGAGACCCAGAATCTTGGGATCCCGGCTATGTGAGCAGCTTCACAGACAGCTACAGGGACGACTGTTCCAGCCTAGAGCAGACCCCACGGGCCTCCCCTGAGCTGGGCCACCCTCTGTCCCAGGAGGATCCCAGAGAATTTCTGCCCGGGCTTGTGGTAGCAGCCTCTCCCTGTCAGGAGCCAAGCCGCTGCTTCagcctgctccctctgtgtccgGCCAAAGGCCTGGCACCTGCTGCTTGTCTGGCCACACGCCCCTGGACAGAGGCAGCTGTAGGTGGGGGTGAGAGCCCCCAGGTGGAACCCAGACTTGCCCAGGAGGCTGAGGGCTCTGCTGAATCCCAGCTAtcccttccttctgtcccctctccaTCTCACGAAGGGGCCTCACTTCCTTCAGAGGAGGCGAGTGCTCCAGacatcctgcctgcctctcccacgCCCGCTGCTGGCAGCTGGGTGACTGTCCCTAAGCCAGCCCTCAGTCTGGACAGCTGCGGCAGTTCTCTGGGGCAGGAGGCACCGAGCAGTGAGGACGAGGACGTTACTGAGGCTACGTCGGGAGTCTTCACCGACTTGTCCAGTGATGGCCTTCACACCGAGAAGCCAGGCATAGTTCCAGCCTTGCGCTGtctgcagaagcaggtggggaCCCCTGATTCTCTGGACTCTCTGGACATCCCGTCCTCAGCCAGCGATGGTGGCTGTGAGGTCTTGAGCCCATTGGCTGCCTGTCCCCATGCCGGGCAGCCCCGTGCCGCGGATAGTGGCTATGATACAGAGAACTATGGGTCTCCAGAGTTTGTGCTCAAAGAGGCCCAAGAGGCGAGCGAGCCCGAGGCCTTTGGGGAACTAGCCTCAGAGGGTGAGAGCCCAGGGCCCGAGACTTTGCTCTCTGTCTCCCTTGGTGGCCTCAGCAAGAAGAACCCCTACCGAGACTCTGCCTACTTCTCGGACCTGGATGCTGAGTCTGAACCCACCTTTGGCCTTGAGAAGTGCGGTGGGGTCCAGAACTCTCAAAAGGAGCAAGACCTAAAGAGCCCACCTAGTTCAGGGCATCAGTCTGGGCAGGCTTTTCCCGGGCCTGAGGTGCCCAGGGAGGCCCCAGATACTAACCCCAGGGAGGCGCTGCCCCCACCACAGCAGCCAGAGGAGTCCTTGCCGGATGGCCCCAGGCCAGAGCCTCTTGGAGCTCAAGGCCCAGTTGAGGGGCAGCCTGGACCCAGCTCTAGGCATTCTAAAGGCTTCCTGCTGACCTCAGTCCCACTGAGCTCTGAAGGCAATGGTGTGGAGCCCCAGGACCCCCCAGGGCCAGCCCCGCTCGGGAGGATGGGAAGCCCTAGCGTGCCCAGATCCCCACTTTGCCTGGCCCTACCTGGCCGCCCAGGGGCTTTGGAGGGCCggccagaggaggaagaggacggCAGTGAGGACAGTGACGAATCTGAAGAGGAGCTTCGATGCTACAGCATCCAGGAGCCCAGCGAGGACAGTGAGGAGGAGCCACCCGCGGTGCCTGTGGTCGTGGCTGAGAGTCAGAGCGCCCGCAATCTGCGCAGCTTGCTGAAGATGCCCAGCCTCCTGTCCGAGGCCTTCTGCGAGGACCTGGAGCGCAAGAAGAAGGCCGTGTCCTTCTTTGATGACGTCACGGTCTACCTCTTCGACCAG GAGAGCCCCACCCGAGAGACTGGGGAGCCCTTCCCCAACACGAAGGAATCACTCCCCACGTTCCCGGAGGGTAGCCCCGGCTCACCCAGTGCCCCGGGCCTGCCGCGGCGGGCTGACCACTTGCCCGACAGCTCCACTCCTGAACAGG GCAGTAGGTTCGAATGGGATGATGAGTTCCCACTGGTGCCTGGCAAGGCTGCCTTGGTGACTGCACTGGACCCTGCCGACCCCGTCCTGGCCACGCCCACTACGCCAGCTGCGCCCTTCTCACGGTTCACCGTGTCGCCCACGCCTGCCTCCCGCTTCTCCATCACTCACGTATCCGACTCGGAGGCCCAGTCGGTGGGAG